A single window of Selenomonas sputigena DNA harbors:
- a CDS encoding HlyD family secretion protein encodes MQFSLLGLLMLAALTIGGIWLYQRSHNVVTLEDAQVKSALVPAKAKADGTIAEILVADGAHVEAGDVLAHIKVNVTDEDIAQLQQNVTLAKQSLENLQKGIAVTQPVVNEAPSAAVDTEAARARMERMNELYAMGAISAVKRDEAEAAYNAAVASNQARAPSSSYRTVLQPASPEQIKQAELFLKQAEIALAKAQQDKAGTDIIAPASGTLYLAEDIAAESKVSTGQTFANIGNAKDLWIEAVLNDDQKAKVRLGQFASYRLGGRDIQGTVQDIEEPDADEGDETVSGKVRVRISVPEEAGEGIQPGMKVSVRLSP; translated from the coding sequence TTGCAGTTCAGTCTGCTTGGCCTATTGATGCTCGCTGCCCTCACGATCGGCGGCATCTGGCTCTACCAGCGCTCGCATAATGTTGTGACGCTCGAAGACGCCCAGGTGAAAAGTGCGCTCGTGCCCGCAAAAGCAAAGGCAGATGGCACGATAGCGGAAATTCTGGTCGCCGACGGCGCTCATGTGGAGGCAGGGGACGTCCTCGCGCACATCAAGGTCAATGTCACGGACGAGGATATCGCCCAGTTGCAGCAAAATGTCACGTTAGCGAAACAAAGCTTGGAGAATTTGCAGAAAGGAATCGCTGTCACGCAGCCCGTCGTGAATGAAGCTCCGAGCGCTGCGGTCGATACGGAAGCGGCACGCGCACGCATGGAGCGAATGAACGAGCTCTATGCGATGGGCGCTATCAGCGCCGTGAAACGCGATGAAGCCGAGGCCGCTTACAATGCCGCTGTTGCTTCCAATCAGGCTCGTGCACCTTCATCAAGCTATCGCACCGTCCTGCAGCCCGCTTCGCCGGAACAGATCAAACAAGCAGAACTGTTTTTGAAGCAGGCGGAAATCGCCTTGGCAAAGGCGCAGCAGGATAAAGCGGGAACAGATATCATTGCGCCCGCTTCCGGAACGCTCTATCTAGCCGAAGACATCGCTGCTGAAAGCAAGGTCAGCACGGGGCAAACCTTTGCAAACATCGGCAATGCCAAGGATTTGTGGATTGAAGCCGTTTTGAACGATGATCAGAAAGCGAAGGTGCGCCTAGGGCAATTCGCTTCTTATCGCTTGGGCGGACGCGACATACAGGGTACGGTGCAGGATATAGAGGAACCTGATGCAGACGAGGGAGATGAGACGGTATCTGGCAAAGTCCGTGTGCGCATTTCTGTTCCCGAAGAGGCGGGAGAAGGAATACAACCTGGAATGAAGGTTTCTGTGCGCTTGTCGCCTTGA
- the surE gene encoding 5'/3'-nucleotidase SurE produces the protein MRILLTNDDGIEAAGIEALVRVLSPHHTVVVAAPAFEQSGMSHAITVKKYIRLDRYRPLEERYGVAAYRIEGTPADCVKLYLEAISSDIYPEYVISGINHGANLGTDVLYSGTANAAMEAYLHGITATAVSLDMKSEISYDTAAGLMEENLFSLFYEEGKVNFYNVNFPKKFGENGPQFVFTQLGRRDYINAFQRMEDVDGKECYFLGGEILDEGNSDATDIAAAERGYISVTPLQTDLTDYLYLEKLLR, from the coding sequence TTGCGTATACTATTGACGAATGACGACGGTATAGAAGCTGCCGGAATAGAGGCGCTCGTGCGCGTGCTCTCGCCGCACCATACGGTCGTTGTGGCTGCCCCGGCCTTTGAGCAAAGCGGCATGTCCCATGCAATCACGGTCAAGAAGTACATCCGTCTCGATCGGTATCGCCCTTTGGAAGAGCGATACGGCGTGGCGGCATATCGGATTGAGGGTACGCCGGCGGACTGCGTGAAACTTTACCTTGAAGCGATTTCTTCCGATATATATCCGGAGTATGTAATCTCCGGCATCAATCACGGAGCGAATCTGGGCACGGATGTGCTTTATTCCGGCACAGCCAACGCTGCGATGGAAGCGTATCTGCATGGAATCACAGCGACGGCCGTATCCCTCGACATGAAGTCCGAAATCTCGTATGATACAGCTGCCGGACTTATGGAGGAGAATCTTTTTTCTCTCTTTTACGAAGAGGGAAAAGTGAACTTCTATAATGTAAATTTCCCCAAAAAATTCGGCGAAAATGGTCCGCAGTTCGTATTCACGCAGCTTGGCCGCCGCGATTACATCAATGCATTTCAAAGGATGGAAGATGTGGACGGGAAGGAATGCTATTTTCTCGGCGGGGAGATTCTCGACGAGGGAAACAGCGATGCAACGGACATCGCTGCCGCAGAGCGCGGCTACATCTCCGTCACGCCGCTTCAGACCGATCTGACGGATTACCTCTATTTGGAGAAACTGCTACGCTGA
- the ligA gene encoding NAD-dependent DNA ligase LigA has protein sequence MDIQEVKKELAQLRRTIRHHNVRYYNDDNPEISDYEYDQLMLRLKALEREYPELITENSPTQKVGGTAKRTAGTLVRHDVPMLSLQDVFSREEIEAFVRDIEARMENPVFVVEEKIDGLSLALRYENGMLSRAITRGDGVVQGEDVTENAKVIKDVVQKLKEPLPYFEVRGEVYMTKAAFEAVNERRQLLGLKLFANPRNCAAGTLRQLDSRITKERGLSLFVFNLQAVRGKEFQTHVEAYDFMKRQGIKVIHAYHVCRTAEEVWDAIEQIGASRGDLPYDIDGAVVKLNDFSQRESLGATSKAPRWAIAYKYPPEEKESVVRSITLSVGRTGRITPTATFDPIRLCGTTVERATLHNQDFIDDLDVRVGDTVVVYKSGEIIPKIKAVVKEKRPEGTEPFKIGDRCPVCGAKAEREADSADVKCINQACPAQVESHILNFVSRDAMDIKGLGEKNIAALIEKGFLHTIVDIFRLKEHREELIAQGVVGKEKNTDKLLSAIEEAKKNEPQRLLTGLGIHGIGKAAAAALMQHFKTLEALENASDEAILAVRDMGETSVAAIRSYFQNEGNAKICRELQQLGVATAAQERTAQGDELADMSFVVTGTLHHFGRREITELIEQHGGRVTSSVSKKTDCLVAGENAGSKLQKAEQLGVRILTEEELLQLIDHI, from the coding sequence ATGGATATTCAAGAAGTCAAAAAAGAGCTTGCACAGCTGCGGCGCACGATACGTCACCACAATGTGCGCTACTACAACGACGACAATCCCGAAATCAGCGATTATGAATACGATCAGCTTATGCTGCGGCTCAAGGCGCTGGAAAGGGAATACCCCGAGCTTATCACGGAAAACTCGCCGACGCAGAAGGTCGGCGGTACGGCGAAGCGCACGGCAGGCACGCTCGTGCGCCACGACGTGCCGATGCTTTCGTTGCAGGATGTATTCTCTCGCGAGGAGATAGAAGCTTTCGTGCGCGATATAGAGGCGCGCATGGAAAATCCTGTGTTCGTCGTCGAAGAAAAGATCGACGGACTTTCGCTTGCCCTGCGCTATGAAAACGGGATGCTGAGCCGTGCCATCACGCGCGGCGACGGCGTCGTACAGGGCGAGGACGTCACGGAAAATGCCAAGGTCATCAAAGATGTCGTGCAGAAACTCAAAGAGCCGCTGCCTTACTTCGAGGTGCGCGGCGAAGTCTACATGACGAAGGCGGCATTTGAGGCGGTCAACGAGAGGCGTCAGCTTCTCGGGCTAAAGCTTTTTGCCAATCCGCGCAACTGTGCGGCGGGCACTCTGCGCCAACTCGACAGCCGCATCACGAAGGAGAGGGGGCTGTCCCTCTTCGTGTTCAATCTGCAGGCGGTGCGCGGCAAGGAGTTCCAAACGCATGTCGAAGCCTACGACTTCATGAAACGGCAGGGCATCAAGGTCATTCATGCCTATCACGTCTGCCGTACGGCAGAGGAGGTCTGGGATGCCATCGAGCAGATCGGCGCCTCGCGCGGCGATCTGCCCTACGACATCGACGGCGCTGTCGTCAAACTCAATGATTTTTCGCAAAGGGAGAGCCTCGGCGCGACTTCCAAGGCGCCGCGCTGGGCGATCGCCTATAAATACCCGCCCGAGGAAAAGGAAAGCGTCGTGCGCAGCATCACGCTTTCTGTCGGCCGGACGGGGCGCATCACACCGACGGCGACGTTCGATCCCATCCGTCTTTGCGGTACGACGGTCGAGCGCGCGACGCTGCACAATCAGGATTTCATCGACGATCTCGATGTGCGCGTAGGCGATACCGTCGTCGTCTACAAGTCGGGAGAGATCATTCCGAAGATCAAGGCGGTCGTAAAAGAAAAGCGTCCCGAGGGAACAGAGCCGTTCAAGATCGGCGATCGCTGCCCCGTCTGCGGTGCAAAGGCTGAGAGAGAGGCGGATTCCGCCGACGTCAAGTGCATCAATCAGGCATGTCCGGCGCAGGTGGAGAGCCACATCCTGAATTTTGTGAGCCGCGACGCTATGGACATCAAGGGTTTGGGCGAAAAGAACATCGCCGCCTTGATTGAAAAAGGTTTCCTTCACACGATCGTCGACATCTTCCGCTTGAAGGAGCATCGGGAAGAGCTGATTGCCCAAGGCGTTGTCGGCAAGGAAAAAAACACGGACAAATTGCTTTCGGCAATCGAAGAAGCAAAGAAGAACGAACCGCAGCGTCTTTTGACGGGACTCGGTATCCACGGTATCGGCAAGGCGGCAGCTGCCGCTCTCATGCAACATTTCAAGACCTTGGAGGCTTTAGAAAATGCGTCCGATGAAGCGATTCTCGCGGTGCGTGATATGGGCGAAACGAGCGTCGCCGCCATCCGTTCGTATTTCCAAAACGAAGGCAATGCAAAGATTTGCCGCGAACTGCAGCAGCTCGGCGTCGCGACGGCAGCACAAGAGCGTACGGCACAGGGCGACGAACTGGCCGATATGAGCTTCGTCGTCACGGGCACGCTGCATCATTTCGGGCGCAGGGAAATCACGGAGCTGATCGAGCAGCACGGCGGACGCGTGACAAGTTCCGTGTCCAAGAAGACGGACTGCCTCGTCGCGGGAGAAAACGCCGGCAGCAAGCTGCAAAAGGCGGAGCAACTGGGCGTCCGAATCTTGACGGAGGAGGAGCTTCTGCAGTTGATTGACCATATTTGA
- a CDS encoding adenosylhomocysteinase — MESMIKDIKLAPSGHDKINWVKNFMPVMEAVNKEFSVTKPFAGKKIVITLHLEAKTAYLALIMKNAGAEVAITGSNPLSTQDDIAAALVEDGLHVFATHGCTDEEYEDYIDKALDLKPDIIIDDGGDLVNILHTKRRELLPNILGGSEETTTGVHRLHSLARAGKLEFPMIAANDAYCKYLFDNRYGTGQSTWDGIMRTTNLCITGKTVVIAGYGWCGKGGAMRAQGLGANVVITEVDPIKAIEAVFDGFRVMPMDEAARIGDIFLTLTGDKDVIRKHHYEVMKDGAMMANSGHFDVEINIPELEKISVSRRTVRKNIEEFKQKDGRKLYLLAEGRLVNLAAGDGHPAEIMDLSFGVQFFSALHILNHHAELENKVYLMPNEINTKIAELKLKASGVAIDHLTDEQKAYLGLA, encoded by the coding sequence ATGGAATCAATGATCAAAGACATCAAACTCGCGCCGTCGGGTCATGACAAAATCAACTGGGTCAAGAACTTCATGCCTGTCATGGAAGCCGTCAACAAGGAATTTTCCGTGACGAAGCCCTTTGCAGGCAAGAAGATCGTTATCACGCTGCATCTTGAAGCAAAGACAGCGTATTTGGCGTTGATCATGAAGAACGCCGGCGCAGAGGTTGCCATCACGGGCAGCAATCCGTTGTCCACGCAGGATGACATCGCGGCAGCGCTCGTCGAAGATGGGCTTCATGTCTTTGCGACGCACGGCTGCACGGACGAAGAGTATGAGGATTACATCGACAAGGCGCTTGACCTTAAGCCTGACATCATCATCGACGACGGCGGCGACCTCGTGAATATTCTGCATACGAAGCGCCGCGAACTTCTGCCGAACATCCTCGGCGGTTCGGAGGAAACGACGACGGGCGTGCATCGTCTGCATTCTCTCGCCCGTGCGGGCAAACTTGAGTTCCCGATGATTGCGGCGAACGACGCCTACTGCAAGTATCTGTTTGACAACCGCTATGGAACGGGGCAGTCAACGTGGGATGGCATCATGCGCACGACGAACCTCTGCATCACGGGCAAAACCGTTGTCATTGCCGGTTACGGCTGGTGCGGCAAAGGCGGCGCCATGCGTGCTCAGGGTCTCGGGGCGAATGTCGTCATCACGGAGGTCGATCCCATCAAGGCGATCGAAGCTGTGTTCGATGGCTTCCGTGTCATGCCTATGGACGAGGCGGCGCGCATTGGCGACATCTTCCTGACCTTGACGGGCGATAAGGATGTCATTCGCAAGCATCACTATGAGGTCATGAAAGACGGCGCTATGATGGCGAACTCCGGTCACTTCGATGTGGAAATCAACATCCCCGAGCTTGAGAAAATCTCCGTATCGCGTCGTACCGTGCGCAAGAATATCGAGGAATTCAAGCAAAAGGACGGCAGGAAGCTATATCTTCTTGCCGAAGGCCGCCTCGTGAACCTCGCAGCAGGCGACGGACATCCGGCGGAGATCATGGATCTCTCCTTCGGCGTACAGTTCTTCTCCGCGCTTCATATTCTCAATCATCATGCAGAACTTGAAAACAAGGTCTACCTGATGCCGAACGAAATCAATACGAAGATTGCCGAACTCAAGCTCAAGGCTTCGGGCGTAGCCATTGACCATCTGACGGACGAGCAGAAGGCCTATCTCGGACTTGCTTGA
- the alaS gene encoding alanine--tRNA ligase: MKYMTGNELREAYLQFFAEKKGHLRLPSASLIPANDPTLLMIGAGMAPFKPFFTGKMKPPRTRITTSQRCVRTGDIENVGRTARHQTYFEMLGNFSFGDYFKKEAIPWAWEFLTDVLDLPKEKLWVTVYPKDDEAAAIWREQPGFPQDHIVKLDDNFWEIGPGPCGPDSEIYIDLGEERGCGSPDCAVGCDCDRYLEIWNLVFTQFDRTEDGQYNPLEHKNIDTGCGLERLASVLQNKKTNFETDLLFPIIEYASKVSGVVYGENAEKDVSLKVIADHARSMAIMIMDGILPSNEGRGYVLRRILRRAVRHGRILGIHDKFLEGAIDAVAEIYKGAADFEELAEKKEYIKKVISIEEDRFAATLAQGMELLNGHIEDLKREGKKVLPGEIGFKLYDTYGFPWEVTDEILHENEMELDKDSFEKAMEKQRERARAARQENQRVAVPDLSGIDTSHLCVDENAKESTVVAIWKDGGLVDELADGEEAGIILQSTPFYAEGGGQVGDAGLLETEFGRVQVANAKKLPDGTVYHIGYVEEGMLKVGDHVSIQIDWMKKLSSARNHTATHLLQAALKRVVGDQVNQAGSLVMPERLRFDFSNFEPVTALQLQEVERLVNEQILMAKPVEIAQMEIDKAKKLGAMALFGEKYGDVVRVVSVPDFSIELCGGSHVKNIGEIGMFKIISETGIASGVRRIEALTGKAAIDYMNEKAETLAAAAHAFKCRDDELVSHIESALAENKKLKQEIASFTKERAMGDVDMLLAQKTQIKDLSFASGIVEADNIDDLRKIADMLLDRLESGVVVLAAAHEGKVSLVAKASDTAVAKGAHAGNMVKAAAKIVGGGGGGRKEMAQAGGKEPAKMPEALQEAEKVLAEQLA, translated from the coding sequence TTGAAATACATGACAGGAAATGAATTGCGCGAAGCGTATTTGCAGTTCTTTGCGGAGAAAAAGGGGCATCTGCGGTTGCCGAGCGCTTCGCTCATCCCTGCAAACGATCCAACGCTCTTGATGATCGGCGCGGGCATGGCGCCGTTCAAACCGTTCTTTACGGGCAAGATGAAACCGCCGCGCACGCGCATCACGACGAGCCAGCGCTGTGTACGTACGGGAGATATTGAGAACGTCGGGCGCACGGCACGTCATCAGACGTATTTTGAAATGCTCGGCAACTTCTCTTTTGGAGACTATTTCAAAAAAGAGGCGATTCCTTGGGCGTGGGAGTTCCTGACGGATGTCTTGGATTTGCCGAAGGAAAAGCTTTGGGTCACGGTCTATCCGAAGGACGATGAAGCAGCCGCCATCTGGCGTGAGCAGCCCGGCTTCCCGCAGGATCATATCGTGAAACTCGATGACAACTTCTGGGAGATCGGCCCCGGCCCTTGCGGTCCTGATTCGGAAATCTACATCGACCTTGGTGAAGAGCGCGGTTGCGGCAGCCCAGACTGTGCTGTCGGCTGTGATTGTGACCGCTACCTCGAAATCTGGAATCTCGTCTTTACGCAGTTCGACCGCACGGAAGACGGTCAGTACAATCCGCTTGAGCACAAGAATATTGATACGGGATGCGGTCTTGAGCGATTGGCTTCCGTGCTGCAGAATAAGAAGACGAACTTCGAGACGGATTTGCTCTTTCCCATCATCGAATACGCCTCGAAAGTATCCGGTGTCGTTTATGGCGAAAATGCGGAGAAGGACGTCTCGCTCAAGGTCATCGCTGACCATGCGCGCAGCATGGCAATCATGATCATGGACGGCATCCTGCCTTCAAACGAGGGACGCGGCTATGTTCTGCGCCGCATCTTGCGTCGTGCTGTGCGCCATGGGCGCATCCTCGGCATTCATGACAAGTTCTTGGAAGGCGCGATTGATGCCGTTGCCGAAATCTACAAGGGTGCAGCGGACTTTGAAGAGCTTGCTGAGAAGAAAGAATACATCAAGAAAGTTATCAGCATTGAGGAGGATCGCTTCGCGGCGACACTCGCACAGGGCATGGAACTCTTGAACGGTCACATCGAGGACTTGAAGCGAGAAGGCAAAAAGGTGCTTCCTGGTGAAATTGGCTTCAAACTCTACGATACGTACGGTTTCCCATGGGAAGTCACCGACGAGATCTTGCATGAAAACGAAATGGAACTTGACAAAGATTCCTTCGAGAAAGCGATGGAGAAGCAGCGCGAACGTGCCCGTGCCGCGCGGCAGGAAAATCAGCGCGTCGCCGTACCCGACCTCTCGGGCATCGATACGTCACATCTCTGTGTCGATGAGAATGCGAAGGAATCGACCGTCGTCGCCATCTGGAAGGACGGCGGTCTCGTCGATGAGCTTGCCGACGGCGAGGAGGCGGGCATCATCTTGCAGTCGACACCTTTCTATGCAGAAGGAGGCGGTCAGGTCGGCGATGCCGGACTTTTGGAGACGGAATTTGGCCGCGTGCAGGTTGCCAACGCCAAGAAACTTCCCGACGGCACGGTTTATCATATCGGTTATGTTGAAGAGGGCATGTTGAAGGTTGGCGACCATGTTTCCATCCAGATTGATTGGATGAAGAAGCTGTCGTCAGCGCGCAACCATACGGCAACGCATCTCCTGCAGGCTGCGTTGAAGCGCGTCGTCGGCGATCAGGTCAATCAGGCTGGCTCCTTGGTCATGCCCGAGCGCCTGCGTTTCGACTTCTCCAATTTCGAGCCTGTGACGGCGCTGCAGTTGCAGGAAGTGGAACGCCTGGTCAATGAGCAGATTCTCATGGCAAAGCCTGTGGAAATCGCGCAGATGGAAATCGACAAGGCGAAGAAACTCGGCGCTATGGCGCTTTTCGGTGAGAAGTACGGCGATGTCGTGCGCGTCGTCTCTGTGCCGGATTTCAGCATAGAGCTCTGCGGCGGCTCGCATGTAAAGAACATCGGCGAGATCGGCATGTTCAAGATCATCAGCGAGACGGGCATCGCTTCTGGCGTGCGCCGCATCGAGGCTTTGACAGGCAAGGCGGCCATCGACTACATGAATGAGAAGGCGGAGACTCTCGCCGCAGCCGCACACGCGTTCAAATGTCGCGATGATGAACTTGTTTCCCATATTGAGAGCGCATTGGCAGAGAACAAGAAACTCAAGCAGGAAATCGCTTCTTTCACGAAAGAACGCGCCATGGGAGATGTCGATATGCTGCTCGCGCAGAAGACGCAGATAAAAGATCTTTCCTTTGCTTCGGGCATCGTTGAAGCCGATAATATCGACGATCTGCGAAAGATTGCCGACATGCTGCTCGATCGTCTGGAAAGCGGCGTGGTCGTGCTTGCCGCCGCGCACGAAGGGAAAGTCAGCCTCGTGGCGAAGGCGAGTGACACAGCTGTGGCAAAGGGCGCTCATGCGGGCAACATGGTCAAGGCGGCAGCTAAAATCGTTGGCGGCGGCGGCGGCGGACGAAAAGAGATGGCGCAGGCAGGCGGCAAAGAACCTGCCAAGATGCCGGAAGCTTTGCAGGAAGCTGAAAAGGTTCTGGCGGAACAACTTGCTTAA
- a CDS encoding amidohydrolase yields the protein MKILISNAHVLHPDGSVREGNIAVEGNKIAAVGEIPASWQPERTIDATDRLAVPGFINAHTHASMTLLRSYADDMKLMDWLQQKIWPIEAKMRNEDIYWGAMLAAVEMIQGGTTTFADMYGPDMEKVAEVVEESGLRAVLSRGLIGVVPDADEKLAENVTLFKNWHQKADGRITVMFGPHALYTCPPDYLHKVAEAAKSLGAEIHIHMSETNGEVEDCLKQYGKRPFAHVASTGLFDNGTLAAHCVHLDDEDISIIKKYGIRVAHNPGSNMKLASGIAPVQRLLAEGVCVALGTDGASSNNNLDMLEEVNLAAMLHKVASYDPEAVPAGEALRMGTAYGAKAVGLSDVGLLQEGYKADIVLFDMTSPAWVPRHDPVSLLVYSANVSSVDTVIVDGRILMEKRELLTLDEERILFETKRRVEHLLAH from the coding sequence ATGAAAATATTGATTTCCAATGCGCATGTTCTTCATCCGGACGGCAGCGTGCGGGAAGGAAATATCGCAGTCGAGGGAAATAAGATTGCAGCAGTCGGAGAAATCCCCGCTTCGTGGCAGCCGGAGCGAACGATTGACGCAACGGACAGGCTCGCTGTTCCAGGCTTTATCAACGCCCATACGCATGCATCTATGACGCTTCTTCGAAGCTATGCGGACGATATGAAGCTCATGGATTGGCTGCAGCAAAAGATCTGGCCGATCGAGGCGAAGATGCGCAACGAAGACATCTATTGGGGCGCGATGCTCGCCGCTGTCGAGATGATACAGGGAGGCACGACGACCTTTGCCGACATGTACGGGCCTGATATGGAAAAGGTCGCCGAAGTCGTAGAGGAATCAGGGCTTCGTGCCGTTCTTTCGCGCGGTCTGATCGGTGTGGTGCCCGATGCAGACGAAAAGCTTGCAGAAAATGTGACGCTCTTCAAAAATTGGCATCAAAAAGCCGATGGGCGTATCACCGTGATGTTCGGGCCGCACGCGCTCTATACGTGCCCGCCCGATTATCTGCACAAGGTCGCAGAGGCGGCAAAGTCGCTTGGAGCGGAAATCCACATCCACATGTCAGAAACGAATGGCGAGGTGGAGGACTGCCTCAAACAATACGGCAAGCGTCCCTTTGCACACGTCGCCTCCACAGGTCTTTTCGACAACGGCACATTGGCGGCGCACTGCGTGCATCTTGACGACGAAGATATTTCCATCATCAAGAAGTACGGCATCCGTGTCGCGCACAATCCCGGCAGCAACATGAAGCTCGCGAGTGGCATCGCTCCCGTGCAGCGCCTTCTTGCGGAAGGCGTCTGCGTTGCTCTCGGTACGGACGGCGCGTCGAGCAATAACAACCTCGACATGCTTGAGGAAGTCAATCTCGCCGCTATGCTGCACAAGGTGGCGAGCTATGACCCCGAGGCTGTGCCCGCAGGAGAAGCGCTGCGCATGGGGACGGCGTACGGGGCAAAGGCTGTCGGTCTTTCCGATGTAGGGCTCTTGCAAGAGGGCTATAAAGCGGACATCGTCCTCTTCGATATGACGAGTCCCGCATGGGTGCCACGTCACGATCCCGTATCGCTGCTCGTCTATTCTGCCAATGTCTCTTCGGTCGATACGGTCATCGTCGACGGCCGCATTCTCATGGAGAAACGCGAGCTCCTGACGCTTGATGAAGAGCGTATTCTGTTTGAAACGAAGCGCCGCGTCGAGCATCTTCTTGCACATTGA